The genomic window CATTGATATCTGCGGCCTAGCCGACCTGGGGTATCGGGGTCTGGATTGGACGTGGGAGAAGAAGGTTGCCGGAGGGAGCTACTGTCGCGTTCGCTTGGATAGAGTTCTGGCCTCACCGTGTTGGTCTGCTCTGTTTCCCTTCGCATATGTCGAGCACCTCACAGCTGCAAAGTCGGATCATTGCCCAATTCTTCTGGAGACCGAGCTGATTGATACAAGTATCCGCGCAAAACAAAAACAGTTCCGTTATGAATGCATGTGGGAAAGAGACCCAAGTTTTGGAGGGGTGGTACTCGATGCCTGGAATAATGCGGGGCGGGCCCAGAGTGTTCCTGCGCTCTCCCATAAGCTGACTGTGGTGGCTGAGAAGTTACAGAGCTGGGGCCGAGCGTCTTTTGGCGCGGTGCGATCTGAACTGCGTCATCTCCGCACACATTTGGAGGAGCTGCGTTTACTACCTGGCCGCGTGGGGCCGTCAGCTGAGGAAGACAGGGTCGAAGCCCGTATGGTCGAGCTCTGTTTACGGGAGGAGATTATGTGGCGTCAGAGGGCGCGTATTCAGTGGTTAGCAGAAGGAGACAGTAACACAAAAAATTTTCATCGCAAAGCTAGCGCCCGGAAGGCAAAGAACCGGATTGTTGAGCTGCAGCGACCCGATGGAACCATGTGTAAGGAGGAGCATGAGATGGCTGGCATGGCTACCTCTTTTTATAGTAATCTTTACGCCTCTGAACCCACGGTTGGCATTGAGGAGGTCCTTTCCCATATACCGACCAGGGTAGATGCACCTATGAACATAACTCTGGATGCACAGTATAGTAAGACAGAGGTGAAAGAGGCCTTGTTCCAGATGTTTCCGACAAAGGCCCCAGGGCCAGACGGTTTCCCGGCACATTTCTTTCAGAGACACTGGGAGCTCTGTGGTGATGAGGTTACTGAGATGGTGCTTCGAGTTCTTACTGGAGAAGATTCTCCGGAGGAGATAAACAAGACGTTCATCGTTCTAATACCCAAGATTGCTAGCCCGAAAAATTTGGCACAGTTTCGACCGATAAGCCTCTGCAATGTGATCTTTAAGATTGCATCAAAGGTGTTGGCTAATCGACTCAAACTTATTCTCCCCGATATCATCTCCGAGGAACAGTCAGCATTTGTTCCAGGGCGTCTCATTACTGACAATTTTATCTCTGCTTATGAGTGTCTCCACTATATGAAATCCAGGAAGCTCAAGAGTAACAGGTTCTGTGCCttgaagcttgatatgatgaaagcctacGATCGGCTCGAGTGGAACTATCTAGAGAAGGTTATGCTCAAGTTGGGAATCAGCCCACAGTTCACGCAAACAGTAATGAGGTGTGTATCCTCGGTATCCTTCTCTGTTATCTTTAACGGTGGTAAGCAAGAGGAGTTTAGACCCTCTCGTGGACTCAGGCAGGGCGATCCCATATCGCCATATCTTTTTCTATTGGCCGCCGAAGGCCTCTCTTGCCTACTGAGATCCACAACGCCAGGTGAGAGCATCAATGGTATAACAGTGGCACCGGGTGCCCCACAGGTAAACCACCTTCTTTTTGCAGACGATAGCCTGCTATTCTTTGATGCCACAGCTGATATGGCCAACAGAGTTGAGAATCTTTTGCATAAGTATTTATAGCTTCAGGGCAACGCATCAACAAGGAGAAGTCCTCAATATTTTTTAGTAAAGGCTGTTCGGAAGGAGTCAGACACGAAATCAAACTCATCCTTTCAGTCCAGAATGAGAAATTGTCTGAAAAGTACCTTGGCCTCCCGGCGGACGTTGGCAGAGCAAAGGAAGGATCCTTTAAGTATCTTAAAGACAGGATATGGAAGCAGGTGCAGGGTTGGATGGAGAAGGCACTTTCTGTGGGAGGGAAGGAGGTGCTTATCAAGTCAGTTGCGCAAGCGATTCCGACGTACTCAATGGCGTGCTTCAAGTTACCACGAGGCTTGTGTCAGCATATAAATGGCCTCTTGAGGAAATTCTGGTGGGGATCCAAAAAGGGCGAGAGGAAGACAGCGTGGGTTTCTTGGGATGTGATGACACAGCCGAAGTTTATGGGAGGTATGGGGTTTCGTGATATCGAGctttttaatcttgctttgctgGCCAGACAGGCCTGGCGGTTACTCCAGGAACCAAACTCTCTCAGTGCACGCATCCTCAAGGCTGTGTACTACCCTTCGGTTTCGATCCTTGACGCTGAGCTGGGGAAGAACCCGTCACAGGTCTGGCGCTCTTTGGTTGAAGGCAGAGATACGCTCAAGCTAGGGCTGATAAAACGGATTGGATCCGGAGCGGAAACAAATATTTGGACGGATCACTGGATACCACGTGATTTTAAGCTGCGGCCGGTGTGCCCGAAAACTTTGAACCCACCGCAACTTGTCTCGGACCTCATTAACCCGGTCACTTTTGCATGGGATATAGAGACTTTGGATGAACATCTGTACCCAATGGACAAGGAGGCAATCCTCAATATCCCGCTTAGCTCTCGAGTTCGCCAAGATTTCTGGTCATGGCATTATGAACGAAGGGGTGTTTTCACAGTGCGTTCGGCTTACAAACTTCTGTCCGCCACCAAACAGCAACGCACGGACTGGATCGAGCACAAGGATGGACACTCGCAGATTGAAGCAGATCGTGGATCCTGGGCGAAACTCTGGGGAGCTGCAGTCCCTGCTAAAGTTCGCGTTTTCGCTTGGAGACTGGCCAAATGCTCAATTCCTACAGGTGAGGTTCGACAGCACAGAAGCATGGCCGTCTCGGCGGAGTGCTCGCTCTGTCATGCGGCGGTGGATACGTGGCGCCACTCTCTTTTTGACTGCCGCATGGCGCGTTGTGTGTGGGCTCTTGCTGATGAGGACCTCACGGATACAATCATCTCTAACAGAACGGAAGATCCAAAGCTCTAGCTGCTATGGTTGGTAGATACTTTAAACACCGATGATCTGGCCCGTGCCCTTGTTACTATGTGGGCCATCTGGTGGGCGCGGCGCCGAGCCATACATGATGACCAGTTTCAGAGCCCGTTATCCACTCATATCTTCGTAAACAAGTACCTGGCAGAGCTAGAGATGTTGCCAAAGAAGGGTACGCAGCAAAAGGCGCGAGCTGCACACCCCAGGGACCTGCATGTGAAGGCCAGGGATCTGCATGTAAATACAGGACTACGAGTGGCGCCGGCGGCAGGAATCGGATGGCTCCCACCCGAGAGCCATGATTTCAAAATCAATGTCGATGGCGGCTTTTCCAAGATAGGAGATCGGGCTGCCTCAGCTGCTGTATGCAGGGACAAGGGGGGCAAGTACATTGGAGCATCGGCGATCATCTATGAGGGCCGCCTCAATCCGACAATCCTTGAAGCCGAAGCATGCAGCGAAGCTCTCTCACTTGCTGCCGATCTTCATCTCCGGTCCGTTTGTGTTGCTACTGACTGCCTTGAGGTTGTAACGAACTTACGGGAGGAAGCTCCATGCGGATACTACCCTATCTTACAGGATATAAAGTATCAAAGTAGGCTTTTCAGTGACCTCAGTTTTATACATGAAAATAGAAAGTACAATGGTGAGGCCCATGCCTTGGCAAGGGCAGCTGCTTCTCTTAGCCCCGGGCGCCATGTGTGGCTTAGCATTATGCCCGATATCATCTGTATCCCATTATGTTTGAACCTTCAATAAAAGGGTGCGGAttgctcaaaaaaaaaagaaaataagaaatgtTTTAAGAAAATCTTagtatatttgaaaaaatattcgtaaatttgaaaaattgtttgtgtttttgAATAGTGCTCGCCAATTTGAAAAAGTATTTGCATTTCAAAAAATGGTCAGATATTTAAAGATTGTTTATGTTTtcaagaaaatgttcacaaatgtgataaattattcatgtttccaAAAAAATGTCTGCAGTTTCAGATATATGTTAACAATTCTGAAAATCTGTTCTTAAACTTTCAAACATATTCACAAAatcaaagtatttttcataaaaaaGGGTtcggaaatttgaaaaaaaaacacgtGTCCAAAAGTCCAAATTTGGAAAACGTTtcatatttttaaaaatattccaAAAGATGAAAAAACACATTAGGTTTTTTAGCTATAAAAAATGCTTTAGCTAGAATGTCCGGCCCAGTTGTACAGTACCAATTCTGACCTGTTACAGTATTTCTAGTAAAAGAAACTCCTACAGTACGTCCGGTCAGCTGCACTTCATAATTATCACCAAATTGAGATGGTTCTGGTGGCTATTAGCATTTTCCCAACCACTGGAGGTCCTGTGTTCGATGCCTAATAGGCGCACTATTTTTTGGATTTTCGATCCGATCCGTGCCGCACATACTCtctctaatgggccggcccaaggtgGATTCAGAATGTGACAAATCTATTTTCTAGAAAGACTATCCTATCTTTTATTATGAAGGGTTATGGACAGATCTCGTCCATTGATGTGTTAAGAGGAGTTGTACCCAAAGTGTTAAAGTTAATGTATGTATGAGCTGTGTTGTTGTTTCTTAGTCGCACAGATTGACGAGGGAGAGCTGCTCAGAATGCCCACCTGGGGGTTGGTGCAGAGGCAGAAGGGGAGAACTGCAGCTACCACATAAATAAGGGGCAGGTCTGATTGTCTTATGATTTTACACTTTTGTATGTTCTCTCCTACTACCTttatcccataatgtaagacattttttcatattagtgtagtgtcaaaaagcgtcttacattatggaacgaagggagtagttatGAATGATTCCTTGTGTGCTGTAAGATGAACTAAACCAATGAAAGGTTGTTGAGGTAGTCGTTGCTGCCCACCCTGGCATTAAAGATGCCGCTTGTATTGCGCATTACATCAATCATGGTTTAACGGGGATGATAATGTTTGTTGCACGGTTTGTCGTGCACAAATCTGAAAAATGGGCCGGTGTTTCACATAGTGAGCAAGGCAATTGCAACGACCAGGTgctgcattttcttttcttttttttcataaGCATACCTGTTGAGTATATTATTTGTGCATGCATATTGACTAGGCCCATCTCAGTTTGTCGTATAGATTGAGGTAGAGATCCCatcttgtacatcatatatacgtgcctatgcacgagagcaatacatcgtgcaatcataatctcatacatggtatcagtttttaggtttttcgcttccgccgccgccgcgcaccacctctgcgccgccgccgccgccgccgccgccgctcgcgcgaCATAGGCGCCGGCCGCCGCTTCTCCTCTCCCTGCGTGCGTGCTGCCCTAGCCGCCCGCACTTGCCCCGCATCTCCAGCACACGCGCGTGATCGCCCGCGAGCCGCCGCTCCACCAATCGCTAGGCCCGCGCCGCTGCACCATCGCATCGCCAGCGCGCGATCGCTAGCCCCGCCGTTTGCTTCATCCAGACTCGTAGCTAGCTTACGGTGCGCCATTTCAGTTTGCATGAAAAAAGAACCTCATGTGAAGATGCATGCAGCCAGCTTACCGTGTGTACTGGATTTGGAGACGTCCGGCCGCGCGGAGCTGGTCGCCGGCCAGCCTGCTCTCGCCACTTCTGCCGTCCCGCCGCTGACGCCCTCTGGCCCGGCTCCGCCATCGACGCCCTACGGCGCGGCCTCGCCAGCCCGCCCCGACTTGCCGCACGGCTCGGCTCCGCTGCCCCCGCTGGTGTACGCCGCCGCCCCACCACCGGCGCTCTCCGGCCAGTccgtcgtcgccccgccgcccgcgccgactCTGCCCGTCGACCCCTTGCTGTTGCGCAGGGCATTTGACGCGCCCGTGTACGGGGCTCCCGAGTACTGGTGGGGGTCGTCAGCAGGCCAGCACTCGCGCGCTGGGCAGCAGGTTTTTTCGGCGGGCCATCCAGCCTACCCGGCACCGCAGTCGCAGCCAGGGCTGCTTCCCATACCGTTTAGAGAGTACCCATCGCCGCTGCCGAGCGGTGGCTACGGCCTCCCCATGGCGTCTCCGTCCCCCTCGCCGGCTCTACCGCCGGCGCCATGCGACCCGGTGCTCCTTCCCGCATTGCATGCCGCTcctacgccgaacaactacacCAGAGGTGATgagtggtacatggacaccggggctacggctcacatgtttgctcatcctgatAATCTTGCCTCCTTTACTCCCGTCACCATCGACagccgcatcattgtcggcgaaggttccacactccctatcacacatgtcgggcacacttcttttccgtctaattccatgcctattactttgtctaacatacttgtgtcacctcatcttattaaaAACCTTGTTTCCCTTCGTCGTttaactcgtgaaaatcctgttactgttgaatttgacgagcttggattttgtgtcaaggacgctcaaaccaggatggtacttcaccgatgtgacagcctcgaCGAGCTCTATCCAGTGCATTCGccgtccacctccaccaccgcaccGATTGATCTCTCCGCCGGcgtcgatctctggcacgctcgtttgggtcatcccaaccccgtcacacttcaTCATATTCTtaagagtttcagtttcagttgtcaTAAGATGGAGGATCACACCTGTCATGCCTGtcgtgtcggcaaacatgttcgcctcccgtttaataactccaccaccatagcttcttttccttttcagttgattcatagcgatgtgtggacctctccggttcctagtaattcgggctatttatattatctggttatccttgatgattattctcgttatatGTGGACTTTACCTTTGCGCAGAAAGTCAgatgcactctccactttgacggctttttactcctatatcagcacgcagtttgggcgtcccatccttgctcttcagactgacaatggaaaagagttcgacaaccttgctttccgcacttttcTGTCACATCACGGCATAGTTTTTCGTCTTACATGCCCGTATACTTCCcagcagaacggtcgagccgaacgcgtccttcgcactctgaacgactgcgttcgcacgctcctgttccatgctaatctgccgcctcgtttctggccggacgcactcgccactgcttctcttctccttaaccttcgcccttgccgcccacgatggaactatgcacctcaccatcttctcttcggtacggccccatcttatgatggcttgCGTATCTTCGGGTGTCTTTGCTATCCTAGCATTgcggactccgctcctcacaaactcgcacctcgttctatcgcttgcatcttcatcggctacccctccaactccaagggatatcggtgctacgatcccgtctcccaccgtgtgttcacttcccgacacgtttactttgatgagcatgtgtttccgtttcaccaGGTACCCCCGGCTGTTCCTCCCGCCACCGGTGACGAGGGCTCCTTGACGCCTCTCCCAGGGCACTCgcgcgcctctcttggcccgcccctggctttgaggcgcgcccCTGCATACGACGCCTCCTACAGCCGCGGCGCTTGCACCCCCGGCGCCCCCGACGTTGGCGCCCGCGGCCCCAGCGGCGCCCTCGGCACCCCCGGTGCCCCCAGCCCCCTCGGCACCCCAGGTGCCCGTGGTGCCCCCGATGCCAACGGCCCCTCCGGCGCCTGCGGCCCCCTCGGGGCCCCCGGCGCCTGTGGCCGGTCCGGTCACCCGCGCCCGTACGGGCGTTTTTCGCCCGAGCTCGTGCTACGCctcggatgactacgtccatgcggcgtccacctctgagccgtcgccgttgccgtcctccgtttgagccgctcttcgtgacccgctctggatgactgcgatgcaagaggagtttgacgccctgttgcGCAAGCGGACgaggcagcttgttccccgtccccgacacgccaacgtgattaccaggaagtgggtctttaaacacaagctccgtcctgatggtacccttgatcgctacaaagcgCGCTGGGTCGTTCGTGGTTTCCAacagcgtgctggcatcgacttcaccgacacctttgctccggtcgtcaagcccagcacgatacgcacggttctccaccttgcggtctcccgtgcttggccggtgcatcagatggacgtctccaacgccttcctccatggtcacctcgaggagcaggtcttctgccagcagcccaccgggttcgtcgacccggcgcttcccgaccacgtgtgcctgctttcgcggtccttgtacggactcaagcaggctccgcgtgcttggtaccagcgcatcgcggcgtttctccaccagcttgggttccgctctaccagctcggacgcctcgctcttcgtctatcatcagggctctAACACGGCGCCCAACCTCTTTAGTTTGTTGTATATTGACTAGGCCCACCTATTtagtttgttgtatagattgaggtagaggccccaccttgtacatcatatatacgtgcctatgcacgagagcaatacatcgtgcaatcatAATCTCATACAATACCAAACAAACAACACACGCAGCTAGCAGGTTAGTGCATGCAGAAGCGCACACACAACCAGCCGagctgttttttttttgttttggttcAGATAATACATGGCAAACACTCTCAAATTATAAGTCACACTCACAAGCAGCTAGCCATGTAGTTGCACGCAGGCACACACACACATAGTAGGCAGCTGTTACAGTTCCGAACGCATATCAAGCAAGCACTCATCCAACACAGATATGCAGCCATACAGGCCGCTGCAATCGCAAACCACACCCACGCATGACGCGTCGGCCAGGTCTGTGTGAGAGCAACCATAAGCTCGCACATCCGGCTTCAGCGAGAACGCCACACAATAGCAATCCAAGCAAGCACACGAGCAAACCAAAcgcatgatccagcagcacaagTAGCGTTCATCATTCTCAAAACAGTGATGGAAGAAACACACCGCAATGCAGAGTTCACCTAGGCAACATAACATTGGAGACAGAGAAACAAAATGGTGAATAACGGAATACAATCATGAGCAGGTCAAGTGCTGAACtatttttttttaaaggaggatgacccccggcctctgcatctgggcgatgcatacggccactttattaattactCTCAcaaaccttacaaagtcatacaacagtaagactaaagccgccgtctaagcaacaaactgtcgctacacctatccagttgatgaaggggcgtagatagcctgggcctaataccaaacagacatcgcagccaagcctaccatctaagacctgagaccccaacctagccacttgccgggtctggggcacacactggtccgacgtgctctcagaggccgccgccgccaactgccaccactccatcttcagaactgtactgatgcatcaaccttgctcggtccagctatcatcgacgccaccacggcgcccaacgacaCCTCCTCCCTGCGCACAAACAGCTGAACACGTCACGGTCGCCACTGAttcacctcagcgccatgctgccaagtaccaccagccgacacagcttgaagcccttggaggatctgtcgtgcgtagcacctgccgaccaggcatgaccaagcgtagcacctgtcggtcaggcatgaattgacatctccaccgaagctccgtgcaagacgaagccgctccacctcctgcctctgacttccagcgctgctccacaaaacgatgctcccaagagagaaacgacaccgcagtgccgccatagTCCTGtttggaacaccagatcctagggtttcccccggagcaatacgagtgggtcgacggtagtaacatgacgatgccttcatcaaggtaacgacgtggaACGTCGTCATCGCCcaccgtcggctcggttttcaccgacaACTACGTCTTCCCAactcgcagctggtgccagatgacggatccagagatccgaacacccagcctcaggccgaccacctctgacggaagagatgaccaccaccgccggtTGCACCGGTCAGAACAGATCTGATCGGAGGTGTTGCCGACAAAACCACCAGGACCTCcacgccgccgtcgctgatctgaaggcagcatgcacgccaccgcagccaagccggccgccggcgaccgcagccgccgccgccgcccgaagggcCATCCACAGCGCCCGCAGCCCTGGCCTCCGCCGCGCCAAGCCATCGCCTTCTGAGGACGGGCCAGCCTCCCGCCGCCTGCAGCCATCCGCCGCGCCGCAGATCCCAGATTGGTCACGCCACCACACGCCTTGGGGTCCGCCCCACCCCGGAGACGCGCGAGAGAGGAGATCCCCTGCCACCGCCATCGGTCCCCGGGCTTAGCACGGCGGCGTCtttcggcggcggtggagggagaggaggagggagtttgcggcggcggcggctaggtttctggccgcccgagtcgccctaggAGGAGGACGACGCGGGGGTTGCAGCTGCTTGTCTAGTTTTGCTGAACTAAAATAATAATGGATGGATTCACCAATATGCAAATAAATGATATACCTGAGGACGGAGACCCTAGGCAGCTTCTCCTTGTAGTAACGCGAGTGGACCGGCGCTTCGAAGTGGTCGGGGCAGTGGCCGGCGTCCCACTTCAGAGCGTCCCACACATCCTTCTCGATCTCGACAGCCAGCTTCTTCTCACCTTGACCACGGGAGCCCACGGATGGCAGCCTACGCAGGCTCCAGCATCCCCTGATCTTGATGGTCTCGAGCGCGGGTGCCATCATCTTGACCTCGCATATCTGTTGCAGCTTTGGGAGGTCGTGTAGATGGATGGCAGTCAGCTTCGGGAATAGTACACCATGGATGGTTATTTCCTCTGGGTATTCTATGTTCAGCATGAAGACGTGCACGAGGTCACCGCAGTGGATCATGTGGAGGGTCTTCAAGCTCGGGAAGGAGGAGACCCACACCGGAAGCACGAACTGCAGGCTGGGACAGGAGCGCAGGTGTAGGTGTTGTAGATTTTCAAAGGAGATGTAGCGGGTGTAATTACGGTTAAAAGGTCTACTCCAAATCCAACGGGCCATTAAGAGATCTGACGCCCAAAAGGTCTCCAGACGACCAAAATCATAAGTAGCCGCTTGGAAGACGGTATCCAACTTCAGGCACCTCTCCACACGGCACCACTTAAGGTACCCACACGAATAACCTTGATTTGAAACAACAGCACGTATTGATACGTCGACGTCGTGCACATGCAGGGATTTAGCACATCCAACCAATTCACGTAATCCTCTTTTCAGTTCACTCTCCACATAGCAGCTTCCTTTAGCAATCTCTACATGCTGGTCCAGCTGTGTACTCGGAGGTTGGGGGAAAGCCTGCATCGGGGGATCTCCAACAATGCTGAGGACATCACTATATGGGCCTGCTCGAATAAGGTTCTGCAAGCTCTCTTGATCATCAGGACCAATCTTGTTCTTGCTGTCTGCTTCAAATTGAGTACCTCCACCGTACATAGGCGAGGAGGTGACATGGATATTGTAACAAAGATACTTCATATTTGTCACCCTCCTCGACCAACTGTCACAACGCCCCAACAGATCCTTCAAAGAGCGAGTAAGCCTCGCATCCCTAGCAACAACATGCACCTGTAACTGGCGGGGTTTCTTCTTGTTGATGGATGGCTGGGGACACACGATTCCAACTCGTGTGTCTATGCACACCAACTCCAGGTCAGGTTTTATATCAGAATCAATCTCGCGCACCGAAATTATTGCACGAAGATGCTTGCATCCTATTAGAAACAATCGCTTGAGCCTTGGGACTTGCACTACCATAGTCTTGAAGTCAAGTACCTTGATCGCAGTTCCAGAGAGGTCCAACTCCAGGAGGTTGGGTAGCCCACACAAAAACAAATTCTTCAATTGTGTGCAACCTTCTAGAGAGATCTTTGAGATTCTGATATCCTTATATTCTGATGTGGTCGACGGACGGAATTGTTTCAGAGGTAGCTCAACATCTTGTGTCCATTGAGAAGCTGGCCCATGTCCATTAAAGCTAAAGGATTCGAGGGATGAAGGAAGGCTGCCAACATTTTCCAACCCATAGCAACCATCTAGTACAAGTAATCCAAGGCTACTTGCCATTGATAGGCTTGCTGGAAGAGATTTCATGTCACTGTTGCCTGACAAGTCAAGTATTTCCATGCTTGTCTTATCTATAAAGGAGTTATCAAAATCCTTTGATATTATCCATTGACATGTTGGTTTTGTTATCCGAAGCCTCTGGAGGTTAGGCAGCCGATGTTGTAGGTTAGACATATACTGCCAACCTCTGACTCCTTCTATATTCAGCTCTCTGATATTAGTCATGATATCCATCTTTTCTTCAGATAAGATCTCATTCCAATCTGTGTAACGTAGGTCCAACACTGATATGTTGCATAAATATGTCCACTCTATATGATCCTTTCCTTCACATTTTTTATCATCTGTACAGTGGTCCAGTCCAAGGAATCTTATGCTATGGCATATTAGGAAAGGAGGTGATGCAAAATTGAAGGCACAACAACGGAGAACTAGCACGCCAAGCTTGCTGGAATGTTCAAAGAAGCCATTTGGTAAACTTGGTGGGCAGTCAGAGCATTCAAATGCCAAGAAGAAAGATGAGGTCGGTGCAGGTATAGTTTGCATTCCACTTATTTCTATATTTTTAGATGTGACTGAAATCCAACGGTATGACCCTTCTTTGTAGATTTCTTCATCTTTAAGTACCAGAAAAGGAGGCTCTGAATCTTCCATGAACTTTTTAAGCACATTATCAACCAAAGTAGCATCACACTCCCAATTTATCTCTCGATGCAATGCATTACTAATATCCCTTGCTTTATCTCCTTCTATGATCCCATCGGACATCCAGTAGTTGGAAGCATGAGCGGCCCAATCAAACTTTCTTTTAGTGGCATTGTGGAAATTATAACGCAAGAATAACTCATATAGACAACAATTTGCAACAACTGCTAGATCGATGTCCATCATACATGCAGCACGAGCAACTATGGCAGCACCTTGTTGTTGTAGCAGTCCATAGAACTTTGAACCTGGCAATTCTCTGATTCCTTTATAGACATAAACAAAATTATGAGTATATCTTAGCTTGTCTACTGCCTGTTCAA from Triticum aestivum cultivar Chinese Spring chromosome 3B, IWGSC CS RefSeq v2.1, whole genome shotgun sequence includes these protein-coding regions:
- the LOC123064190 gene encoding uncharacterized protein yields the protein MSRDLMTTWHIYSTDVDGAREEILRILERGSYVKTIYFHGWDGFGASPVLRSIAEMLQCSGTTPELCFDKLIYIDCSEWKNRRAVQRAIAEELDLDCSVMAILDEQDEEDDCNGVDESSRDDIDNVGQVIAQALMDTKLMMIFLNGSDEEIDLSTFGIPHFGRYGNNMMIWTFSRSWLTMDHDLEQAVDKLRYTHNFVYVYKGIRELPGSKFYGLLQQQGAAIVARAACMMDIDLAVVANCCLYELFLRYNFHNATKRKFDWAAHASNYWMSDGIIEGDKARDISNALHREINWECDATLVDNVLKKFMEDSEPPFLVLKDEEIYKEGSYRWISVTSKNIEISGMQTIPAPTSSFFLAFECSDCPPSLPNGFFEHSSKLGVLVLRCCAFNFASPPFLICHSIRFLGLDHCTDDKKCEGKDHIEWTYLCNISVLDLRYTDWNEILSEEKMDIMTNIRELNIEGVRGWQYMSNLQHRLPNLQRLRITKPTCQWIISKDFDNSFIDKTSMEILDLSGNSDMKSLPASLSMASSLGLLVLDGCYGLENVGSLPSSLESFSFNGHGPASQWTQDVELPLKQFRPSTTSEYKDIRISKISLEGCTQLKNLFLCGLPNLLELDLSGTAIKVLDFKTMVVQVPRLKRLFLIGCKHLRAIISVREIDSDIKPDLELVCIDTRVGIVCPQPSINKKKPRQLQVHVVARDARLTRSLKDLLGRCDSWSRRVTNMKYLCYNIHVTSSPMYGGGTQFEADSKNKIGPDDQESLQNLIRAGPYSDVLSIVGDPPMQAFPQPPSTQLDQHVEIAKGSCYVESELKRGLRELVGCAKSLHVHDVDVSIRAVVSNQGYSCGYLKWCRVERCLKLDTVFQAATYDFGRLETFWASDLLMARWIWSRPFNRNYTRYISFENLQHLHLRSCPSLQFVLPVWVSSFPSLKTLHMIHCGDLVHVFMLNIEYPEEITIHGVLFPKLTAIHLHDLPKLQQICEVKMMAPALETIKIRGCWSLRRLPSVGSRGQGEKKLAVEIEKDVWDALKWDAGHCPDHFEAPVHSRYYKEKLPRVSVLRYIIYLHIDLADASCVGVVCDCSGLYGCISVLDECLLDMRSEL